The following are encoded together in the Dickeya lacustris genome:
- the rstB gene encoding two-component system sensor histidine kinase RstB → MKKLFVQFFLLLFASFLVMTLMVGLVYKVTAERAGRQSMDDLMKSSLYLINNELRSIPPREWHKTINQMDLNLSFKLHIEPISKYHLSNQAQQRLIQGEIVALDDEYTFIQRIPRSHYVLAVGPIPYLFFLHEIRLVNLLFLVLIGLSLALPVFLWMRPHWKAMLQLESAAQRLGDGHLEERTHFDNTSSLFRLGVAFNRMADNLNQLISSKKQLIDNIAHELRTPLVRLRYRLAMSDNLSDDEQEAINRDIGQLEGLIDELLTYARLDRPQVTLHLEAIDLSQWLQKRIDDFRLVHDDKHIELDINSHHPFGYVDLRLMERVLNNLVNNGLRFCQQRLRVGLTLDARTACLQVEDDGPGIAPEDRQSVFEPFIRLEAGIENSSGGCGLGLAIVSAIVRAYQGTISVDSSPLGGARFKFCWPIIEQKPATSLTADGIVQSVTRGNQTLTDR, encoded by the coding sequence ATGAAAAAACTGTTCGTACAGTTCTTTCTGTTGCTCTTCGCCAGTTTTTTGGTCATGACGCTGATGGTGGGGCTGGTGTACAAAGTGACCGCCGAGCGGGCGGGCCGCCAGTCAATGGATGACCTGATGAAAAGCTCGCTGTACCTGATTAATAACGAGCTGCGCTCCATTCCGCCACGCGAGTGGCACAAAACCATCAACCAGATGGATCTGAACCTCTCCTTTAAGCTTCACATCGAACCTATCAGTAAATATCACCTGAGTAATCAGGCACAACAGCGCTTGATTCAGGGCGAAATCGTCGCACTGGATGACGAATACACCTTTATTCAACGCATTCCCCGTAGCCACTATGTTCTGGCGGTCGGGCCGATTCCGTATCTGTTCTTTTTGCATGAAATCCGGCTGGTCAATTTACTGTTCCTGGTGCTCATTGGCCTGTCGCTGGCGCTACCCGTATTTTTGTGGATGCGCCCGCACTGGAAAGCGATGCTGCAACTAGAAAGTGCCGCCCAGCGCCTCGGTGATGGCCATCTTGAAGAGCGCACCCATTTTGATAACACCTCAAGCCTGTTTCGTCTTGGCGTGGCGTTCAATCGCATGGCGGATAATCTCAATCAGCTCATCAGCAGTAAAAAGCAACTCATCGACAACATTGCCCATGAGTTGCGTACCCCTCTGGTACGGTTACGCTATCGTTTAGCCATGAGCGATAACCTGAGCGACGACGAGCAGGAGGCTATCAATCGTGATATTGGGCAACTTGAAGGGTTAATCGACGAACTCCTGACCTATGCCCGCCTTGACCGGCCACAGGTGACGCTGCATCTGGAAGCGATCGATTTATCGCAGTGGCTGCAAAAACGTATTGACGATTTTCGTCTGGTGCATGATGACAAGCACATTGAACTGGATATCAATAGCCACCACCCTTTCGGTTATGTCGATCTCCGGTTGATGGAGCGCGTACTGAATAATCTGGTCAATAACGGATTACGGTTTTGCCAACAACGCCTGCGCGTTGGGTTAACGCTTGATGCACGCACCGCGTGTCTGCAAGTCGAGGATGACGGCCCCGGTATCGCCCCCGAAGATCGCCAGTCGGTATTTGAACCCTTTATCCGCCTTGAGGCCGGAATAGAAAACAGCAGCGGCGGCTGTGGGTTGGGGCTGGCGATTGTCTCTGCGATTGTGCGCGCCTATCAAGGCACGATTTCCGTTGATAGCAGCCCGTTAGGTGGCGCGCGCTTTAAATTTTGCTGGCCGATCATCGAGCAAAAACCGGCCACCTCACTCACCGCCGATGGGATTGTACAATCCGTTACACGCGGAAACCAAACACTCACAGATCGCTAG
- the asr gene encoding acid resistance repetitive basic protein Asr has product MNKFLVMIAGAALGLSSVAFAAGTTAPAAAPAAAPAAAAPAKADDAKKPVKKVEKKKAEQKSQAKKKAKKAKKPAAQKAQATKKVKKAKKPAAQKAQATKKVKKAKKPAAQKAQATKKVKKAKKPAAQKAQATKKVKKAKKPAAQKAQATKKVKKAKKPAAQKAQATKKVKKAKKPAAQKAQATKKVKKAKKPAAQKAQATKKVKKAKKPAAQKAQATKKVKKAKKAKAAAPTAA; this is encoded by the coding sequence ATGAACAAGTTTTTAGTGATGATCGCAGGTGCGGCTCTGGGTCTGTCCTCCGTCGCGTTTGCCGCTGGCACCACTGCCCCGGCTGCTGCTCCTGCCGCCGCGCCTGCTGCCGCCGCGCCAGCAAAAGCTGACGACGCCAAAAAACCGGTAAAAAAAGTAGAGAAGAAAAAGGCCGAACAGAAATCTCAGGCAAAGAAAAAAGCTAAAAAAGCCAAAAAACCTGCTGCCCAGAAAGCACAGGCCACCAAAAAAGTGAAAAAAGCTAAAAAACCTGCCGCCCAGAAAGCACAGGCCACCAAAAAAGTGAAAAAAGCTAAAAAACCTGCCGCCCAGAAAGCGCAGGCTACCAAGAAAGTGAAAAAAGCTAAAAAACCTGCCGCTCAGAAAGCGCAGGCTACCAAGAAAGTGAAAAAAGCCAAAAAACCTGCCGCTCAGAAAGCGCAGGCTACCAAAAAAGTGAAAAAAGCTAAAAAACCTGCCGCTCAGAAAGCGCAGGCCACCAAAAAAGTGAAAAAAGCTAAAAAACCTGCCGCTCAGAAAGCGCAGGCTACCAAAAAAGTGAAAAAAGCTAAAAAACCTGCCGCCCAGAAAGCGCAGGCCACCAAGAAAGTGAAAAAAGCTAAAAAACCTGCCGCCCAGAAAGCGCAGGCTACCAAGAAAGTGAAAAAAGCTAAAAAAGCGAAAGCCGCAGCGCCAACTGCCGCTTAA
- a CDS encoding trypsin-like serine peptidase: MRISAWLLCSLIMLSPFVWADSDSSTMTEQEKQTLFFNHDDRDQVTDTSQWPWQAIGQLETASGNLCTATLISPHLALTAGHCLVAPPGVPDKPVALRFMATAEQGWKYETSQISALSNKKLGKLLKADGDGWIVPPKAAPWDFALIHLKDTPPGIRPLPLWQGTQDEFKAALTQAEQRVTQAGYPEDHQDELYRHQNCLITGWVDDAVLAHQCDTLPGDSGSPLLLKTAGNWVLVAIQSSAPDASERNEDDNRAVAVSAIHQTLATMSKGVER; encoded by the coding sequence ATGCGCATATCCGCCTGGTTACTGTGTTCCCTAATCATGCTGTCCCCCTTCGTCTGGGCCGATAGCGACTCGTCAACAATGACGGAACAAGAAAAACAAACCCTATTCTTTAACCATGATGATCGTGACCAGGTCACTGACACCAGCCAGTGGCCCTGGCAGGCAATCGGCCAGTTGGAAACCGCCAGCGGCAATCTTTGCACCGCCACGTTAATTTCCCCACATCTGGCGCTTACGGCCGGTCATTGCCTTGTCGCGCCGCCCGGCGTGCCGGATAAACCGGTTGCGCTGCGTTTTATGGCCACCGCAGAGCAGGGATGGAAGTATGAAACCAGCCAGATTAGCGCGCTGTCGAATAAAAAACTCGGTAAGTTACTGAAAGCCGACGGCGACGGTTGGATAGTGCCGCCCAAAGCTGCACCGTGGGATTTTGCCTTAATTCACCTCAAAGACACCCCGCCGGGCATTCGCCCTTTACCACTCTGGCAAGGCACGCAGGATGAATTCAAAGCCGCGTTAACGCAGGCAGAACAGCGGGTGACTCAGGCGGGATACCCTGAAGATCATCAAGACGAGCTGTACCGTCACCAGAATTGCCTGATAACCGGCTGGGTAGACGACGCGGTATTGGCGCACCAGTGTGACACGCTACCGGGCGATAGCGGATCGCCGCTATTGCTGAAAACGGCCGGAAACTGGGTGCTGGTCGCGATTCAAAGCTCCGCCCCGGATGCCAGCGAGCGCAATGAGGACGATAACCGTGCCGTTGCGGTGAGCGCCATTCACCAGACATTGGCAACGATGTCCAAAGGGGTTGAGCGTTAA
- a CDS encoding FMN-dependent NADH-azoreductase, with product MSKVLVLKSSILADYSQSNQLADHFTAAWQAAHAADTITVRDLAANPLPVLDGELVGMLRPSDAALTPRQQEAKALSDELIAELQAHDVIVLAAPMYNFNIPTQLKNYFDLIARAGVTFKYTEQGPEGLVKGKRAIVLTSRGGIHKDTPSDILAPYLRLFLGFIGISDVEFVFAEGLAYGPEAAQNALAGAKEALQGLASA from the coding sequence ATGAGCAAAGTTCTCGTTCTGAAATCAAGTATTCTGGCAGACTATTCCCAGTCTAATCAGTTGGCCGATCACTTTACCGCTGCATGGCAGGCGGCTCACGCTGCTGATACCATCACGGTGCGTGACCTGGCGGCTAATCCGCTGCCGGTGCTGGATGGCGAACTGGTTGGCATGCTGCGTCCGTCCGACGCCGCGCTGACACCGCGTCAGCAAGAAGCGAAAGCGCTGTCTGACGAGCTGATTGCCGAATTACAGGCCCATGACGTGATTGTACTGGCCGCGCCAATGTACAACTTCAACATTCCGACCCAGTTGAAAAACTATTTCGACCTGATTGCCCGCGCTGGCGTGACCTTCAAATACACCGAGCAGGGCCCGGAAGGCCTGGTGAAAGGCAAACGCGCTATCGTACTGACCAGCCGTGGCGGGATTCATAAAGATACCCCAAGCGATATTCTGGCGCCTTACCTGCGTCTGTTCCTGGGCTTTATCGGTATCAGCGACGTCGAATTTGTCTTCGCTGAAGGGCTGGCTTACGGCCCGGAAGCGGCGCAAAACGCGCTGGCCGGTGCAAAAGAAGCACTGCAGGGTCTGGCGTCAGCATAA
- a CDS encoding methyl-accepting chemotaxis protein, with protein sequence MRKNYPVSQRQYSLDANTKLMSVTTPDSHITYANSDFIKVSGYEPEELMNQPHNLIRHPDMPPSAFADMWNTLKAGKIWCGVVKNRRKNGDHYWVRSSTTPLKRDGKLIGYMSVRTAATADEIHQAQALYDKVNTGQLRHQAFQNGLLVYTGPLKWLSMFKTMALRWRIRSYFGLLGLLPLAIAFALLPKSALAFSLFATLMVCAGLLCELLVLHIAKPTEQVLAQAMRSASGQANSLVALNRADEIGMLMRAVNQSGMNFRTFVDDVNINLQELKGACGEIAQGNSILAECCEKTEESLQQTAASVEQLNATIKSNADASLRASQYAEDVNQVVNVGEQAVSEVASTMETITRASERITDIISVLDNLSFQTNILAINAAVEAAHAGEQGKSFAVVASEVRSLAQRSAASAKDIAGLIDNTLTSIRTGDQQVSHTNRSMNNILVKVQEVTQLMNGISQATKEQSQGLQQINDAVNRIDELTHQNTALASQSHSATDHLQQQIANMAQAVSVFGASR encoded by the coding sequence ATGCGTAAAAATTATCCTGTCAGTCAACGTCAGTATTCGCTGGATGCCAACACCAAGCTGATGTCAGTCACGACACCTGACAGCCACATCACCTACGCCAATAGCGATTTCATCAAGGTCAGCGGTTATGAGCCGGAAGAGTTGATGAATCAGCCGCACAATCTCATCCGCCACCCGGATATGCCACCATCAGCCTTTGCCGATATGTGGAACACGCTAAAAGCGGGGAAAATCTGGTGTGGTGTGGTAAAAAACCGGCGCAAGAACGGCGATCATTACTGGGTGCGCTCCAGCACCACGCCCCTCAAGCGCGATGGCAAACTCATCGGCTATATGTCGGTGCGCACCGCTGCCACGGCGGATGAAATTCATCAGGCGCAGGCGCTCTACGATAAGGTGAATACAGGCCAGCTCAGGCATCAGGCATTCCAGAACGGCCTGCTGGTGTATACCGGGCCGCTAAAATGGCTCAGCATGTTCAAAACCATGGCATTACGCTGGCGTATCCGCAGTTATTTCGGCCTGCTGGGGTTATTGCCATTAGCGATAGCCTTTGCTCTGCTGCCCAAATCTGCGCTGGCCTTTAGCCTGTTCGCCACGCTGATGGTCTGTGCAGGCTTGCTGTGTGAACTGCTGGTTTTGCATATCGCCAAACCGACAGAACAGGTTTTGGCGCAAGCGATGCGTTCAGCGTCGGGCCAGGCCAACAGCCTGGTTGCGCTGAATCGTGCCGACGAAATTGGCATGTTGATGCGGGCAGTGAATCAGTCCGGCATGAATTTCCGCACCTTTGTCGATGACGTCAACATCAACCTGCAAGAACTGAAAGGTGCCTGCGGTGAAATCGCTCAGGGCAACTCCATTTTGGCTGAATGCTGCGAAAAAACCGAAGAGAGCCTGCAACAAACGGCGGCCTCCGTTGAGCAACTGAATGCCACCATCAAAAGCAATGCCGATGCCTCACTGCGTGCATCGCAATATGCTGAGGATGTGAATCAGGTGGTGAACGTCGGTGAGCAGGCCGTTAGCGAAGTGGCCAGCACCATGGAAACCATCACCCGGGCCAGTGAGCGCATTACCGACATTATTAGCGTGCTGGACAACCTCTCCTTTCAGACCAACATTCTGGCGATTAATGCTGCCGTGGAAGCGGCGCATGCCGGTGAACAAGGGAAAAGCTTTGCAGTCGTCGCCAGTGAAGTACGCTCGCTGGCACAGCGCAGTGCCGCTTCAGCCAAAGACATTGCCGGGCTTATCGACAACACGCTGACGAGCATCCGCACCGGCGATCAACAAGTCTCACACACCAACCGGTCAATGAATAATATTTTGGTCAAAGTTCAGGAAGTCACACAGTTGATGAACGGCATCAGCCAGGCGACCAAAGAGCAGTCGCAGGGATTGCAACAAATCAATGATGCCGTGAACCGTATTGATGAACTGACGCACCAGAATACGGCGCTGGCGAGCCAATCGCACTCCGCAACCGATCACCTGCAACAGCAAATCGCCAATATGGCACAGGCCGTATCGGTATTTGGCGCATCCCGCTAA